The Coffea arabica cultivar ET-39 chromosome 4e, Coffea Arabica ET-39 HiFi, whole genome shotgun sequence genome includes a window with the following:
- the LOC113740779 gene encoding putative disease resistance protein At1g50180 — MAEAAVSLVIDKLGNLLIQQTVQQIVFLKNVPEQIQSLKTLLIDIQCFLKFADEQQDDNPMIRNWVSKLRDAAYESEDVIETFIVKMQALKKKGILENLSCFPKRLLYLYKVGKNIESIQKKMLDIEKSRLTFGIDQVLGEGTSTRGEELRKLLRSSPFTEDKDLVGLEEKTNSLVAQLLVQDSSRRVISIVGMAGVGKTTLARKVYNHVDVIRYFNCRAWVYVSQKCSAQEVLVGIIKQVEKQTKESLDLLEGMQEADLERMVREKLQDKCYLVVLDDIWEEEAWDSLAAAFPNVNNGSRLLMTSRYEKVPRYADALSKPYKLETLGEKDGWQLFLKKALAYGLTSESKLPPDLEAIGRKIVERCDGLPLAITVIGRLLQGKSEWKSVLDTLTDQWSRGRKGVSAVLASSYNDLPSYLKTCFLSFAIFPEDFVIPTRKLFHMWIAEGLIHQKGVEVLEDVAADRLDELVYRNLVQVVAWTANGKVKSCRVHDLLRDLAVAKAEEVMFLKILGESSSSFPSSKCRHLLVNSCSERLNYPGEFEHSTPPLRSLIFFNVAEVKHEFNLSFARFKLLRVLDLQNMNTSYLPEEIGELCLLMYLCLRRTRIKRLPLSLGCLQNLQTLDIYIVGSVVEVPNVLWKLKNLRHLYIRETIKHVPLKFDTLKNLQTLCDVYLDTLIGNKMMLLTSMRKLGVWIERSSRIDELFSSIAELENLVHLVLLRGGVEGFPSLIGLSRLNYVKRLKISGRLTELPSPHNFPPELSDLSLRAIRLAEDPMPTLEKLEHLSILKLKNAYMGKELVISEKQFPNLTVLQLEKLPNLVAIKIGRGAMPQLRCLRISNCYSLEMLPEELRFMKALEKVEVVDMPKEFITRLHGMDSYKVSHVPNIIVTGTLDPKMLGTKLGIRRFADAFVTRGKRTS, encoded by the coding sequence ATGGCAGAAGCCGCTGTTTCTCTGGTGATTGACAAGCTGGGCAATCTCTTGATTCAGCAAACCGTTCAGCAGATCGTATTCCTCAAAAATGTTCCTGAACAAATTCAAAGCCTGAAAACATTGCTGATCGACATTCAGTGCTTCTTGAAGTTTGCAGATGAACAACAAGATGACAACCCAATGATCCGCAACTGGGTGTCTAAACTTAGAGATGCAGCGTATGAATCTGAAGATGTCATTGAGACGTTTATTGTTAAGATGCAGGCCTTAAAGAAGAAGGGCATCTTGGAAAATTTGTCTTGCTTTCCCAAACGGTTATTATATCTCTACAAGGTGGGGAAGAACATTGAATCCATCCAGAAAAAGATGCTCGATATTGAGAAAAGTCGCCTGACTTTTGGTATTGATCAAGTTCTTGGAGAAGGGACGAGCACAAGAGGAGAGGAGCTGCGGAAATTGCTGAGATCCTCACCTTTCACCGAGGACAAGGATTTGGTGGGCCTGGAGGAAAAAACAAATTCGCTGGTTGCACAACTTCTGGTGCAGGACAGCAGCCGCCGAGTAATATCAATTGTTGGAATGGCAGGAGTTGGCAAAACAACTCTTGCCAGAAAAGTTTACAATCATGTTGACGTGATTCGATATTTTAATTGCCGTGCCTGGGTTTATGTTTCTCAAAAGTGCAGTGCCCAGGAAGTACTGGTGGGAATCATAAAGCAAGTCGAAAAACAAACCAAGGAATCACTTGACTTGTTGGAAGGAATGCAAGAGGCAGATCTGGAGAGGATGGTTCGGGAGAAACTTCAAGACAAATGTTACCTTGTAGTTCTTGACGATATCTGGGAAGAAGAAGCTTGGGATTCTCTGGCAGCAGCATTTCCTAATGTAAATAATGGCAGCAGACTTCTAATGACTAGTCGCTATGAGAAGGTTCCTCGGTATGCGGATGCTCTAAGCAAACCTTATAAGTTGGAAACCTTGGGAGAGAAAGATGGCTGGCAATTGTTTCTCAAGAAGGCACTTGCTTATGGTTTGACATCAGAATCCAAGTTGCCCCCAGACCTAGAAGCCATCGGAAGAAAAATCGTTGAAAGATGTGATGGTCTTCCTCTGGCGATTACCGTCATAGGACGCCTATTACAAGGAAAGAGTGAATGGAAAAGCGTTCTGGACACTCTCACCGACCAGTGGTCAAGGGGCCGGAAAGGAGTTTCAGCTGTTTTGGCATCAAGCTACAATGACCTTCCATCTTATCTCAAGACTTGTTTTTTGTCCTTTGCTATCTTTCCAGAAGACTTTGTCATCCCAACACGTAAGTTGTTCCATATGTGGATCGCTGAGGGCTTAATTCATCAAAAAGGAGTAGAAGTATTGGAGGATGTAGCAGCAGATCGTTTGGATGAGTTGGTGTACAGGAACTTGGTCCAGGTGGTGGCATGGACTGCTAATGGGAAGGTCAAAAGTTGTCGAGTCCATGATCTATTGCGTGATTTAGCTGTTGCAAAAGCAGAGGAGGTAATGTTTCTTAAAATCCTTGGAGAAAGTAGTAGTAGTTTTCCCTCATCTAAATGCCGGCATCTTCTTGTTAATTCTTGCTCTGAAAGACTAAACTATCCTGGAGAATTTGAGCACTCAACCCCTCCTCTCCGCTCCTTGATCTTCTTCAATGTTGCTGAAGTTAAACATGAATTTAATTTGAGTTTTGCAAGGTTCAAACTACTTAGAGTGCTTGACCTGCAAAATATGAATACCTCGTATTTACCTGAAGAAATTGGTGAACTTTGTCTTCTAATGTATCTTTGTTTAAGACGCACGAGGATCAAAAGGCTTCCACTCTCTCTAGGTTGCTTGCAAAATCTGCAAACGCTTGACATATATATTGTTGGCTCAGTCGTGGAGGTCCCCAATGTGTTATGGAAGCTTAAAAATCTCCGGCATTTATATATTCGTgaaacaattaaacatgtacCACTGAAGTTTGATACTTTGAAGAATCTCCAAACTCTGTGTGATGTATATCTAGATACTCTGATTGGTAACAAAATGATGCTGTTAACCAGCATGAGGAAATTGGGGGTGTGGATAGAAAGAAGCTCgagaattgatgaactttttaGTTCAATTGCTGAGCTTGAGAACCTTGTCCACCTGGTATTGTTACGTGGTGGAGTAGAGGGGTTTCCATCTTTGATTGGCCTTTCCCGCCTCAATTATGTCAAACGGCTAAAGATATCTGGCAGGTTGACTGAGCTACCAAGCCCTCATAATTTTCCCCCAGAACTCTCTGATTTGTCGTTGCGTGCCATAAGACTTGCAGAAGATCCCATGCCAACACTGGAGAAGTTAGAACACCTTTCCATTCTGAAACTGAAAAATGCCTACATGGGAAAAGAACTAGTTATTTCAGAGAAACAGTTTCCCAATCTCACAGTCCTTCAGCTTGAGAAGCTGCCTAATTTGGTTGCGATCAAAATCGGAAGAGGTGCAATGCCACAGCTCAGGTGCTTGCGAATCAGCAACTGCTACTCTCTAGAAATGCTTCCTGAAGAGCTGAGGTTCATGAAAGCTCTTGAAAAGGTGGAGGTAGTGGACATGCCAAAAGAATTCATCACTAGGCTTCATGGAATGGATTCATACAAGGTCAGTCATGTCCCAAACATTATCGTGACCGGCACTCTTGACCCTAAAATGTTGGGAACGAAGCTCGGGATTCGAAGGTTCGCAGACGCGTTCGTAACGAGGGGCAAGAGAACTTCATAG